The Plasmodium vivax chromosome 13, whole genome shotgun sequence nucleotide sequence TAAGATGGAGATAGCCAAATTAATGCACCCTCCACATAGCCTacaagttataaaaaataatattgaaaAGTTTGGACATGTGTATAAGGATAACCTCACCAAGATGAAGGTAATCACCAACTCGTTTGACATTGCCTCTGGAAATATGCAAACCGAAATtgatgaaattttaaaaattgtaagtACCATGATTCAGGCAGATAGTTTAATAagcgaatttaaaaaggttagGAGTGTATGGAAGGGACATGTTAAACGGACTCTGAAGGAACTGAATGAGAAGAAGGGCCTTCTGATTAGTGCGTATAGAGGGAATAGAAATgtgattttcccccctgaAATGGACCTTTCAAGGCCTCACCTCTCAAGCAGTGGTGGGCTGAGGAACGCGCTGAGCAGCGTATTGAGCGGCGCACTGGGTAGTGCGCTTAACTTCGGGGGTAACCGTAATGGGAACGCCATTAATAAGAGCACCTTGGAGTCGCCCTACTTTTCTAATCTGTACAAAAGCGTCATAGACAAATTCGACACGatgaaaaacgaaaaagaaatgaaaaggctCTTCTCTGTTATATATCGATCGGTGGACATCATCATACAGATTATTAAAGACAACAGGAAGCAGCTGAACCAAGAGTATAAGAAAAAGCGCAAGGACATCATCAATTTGGTTAACTATAGGAACGACTCGCGAGCGGACATGACGAATGTGTATAGCAAGTTGGTCGAGCTGGAGGGGGACTTGGTTaggaatttacaaaaattatttttaaataaagttAATTTGAATAAGCAGCTGGAACATTCTGTGGAGATGACCAAGGCGGACCTCTTCAAGGACAAGGTGCCTCCCTACTGCAATCTAGTGGAACAGTTCATTTCGAAATATTTTCTGACCATGGTCAGGTGGAAGAGGCTCATAAACAGCAACAGGAGTTTATTCCCCCCCGAGTTGATATCGAAGGTTGTGGAGTAGGAGCGCGCCGCCCCGCGGAGGAGGGATGGCCCCGCGCAGATGCGTACCTACATAAGGATGACACGTTTATGTGTGTAcacgtgtgtgcatgtgcgcACATGTTGGTACATGTTTATACACAGCACGTACGCGTGACCGCCAGTGCAGGTGCTCTCTCGCGCGAGAAAGTCaccccaaaggggagaaggcgcaggaggggaaaaaggggaaaaaagaaaagataaagCAAAGTTAAAGCAATGATGAAGCAAAGATAAAGCAATGATAAAGCAAAggaaagggaacaaaattgtACAGAGTAGAAGAAAAGCAACATTTCTTACCCCGCAtcggtttattttttccgtgtGTGTTATtaatagcatttttttccccccccctggaagCCGCTTCTGAGTTAACCGCTCTACCCAGCTGACGTGCCTTGCACCGCCGTGGGCCCCCTCCCCGCGCAACActttgtttttgtatttttttttcccgtatatatgtacatatatgcaacTGTGTTGCAGAATTAGCAGCTGTGTGAAACCACCGCTCAGCGGCTCGACCGCGGAGAACGCTGCACCACTGCCATCGCTGCAACTGCTGCCACACCGCCGCTTCTAACCCCTTGCAGCTTTCCCTTCGTTCAACCAATTTTGCGTTTGCTTCTTATACAAAATTTAGCCGTGCCGTTCATGTTACATAATCGATAGGATGAACCACAATTTTGTGTAATTATTACCTACtgataaaggaaaaaaaaaaaaaaaaaaacacttccccatttttttttttttttttttttacatacctTTCGCGTGTGCGCTTTTCGCACAGCATCCCGCGTACCTCACTACAACATGATTACTttatcttcccttttttgtgttacatttttatgttacatttttatgttaattttttttccccccctttacAATTTAGCataatgtgcaaaaaaaaaatgtatatgtattgtacatattttccAACTTAATTTTATTCTCTCTGGAAGGAGGAAtatcttccccccccttttaattAAATCTGAAATTTTCGCTCAACTGATGTCTCAGGTGGGAAGCCGCGTTCATGTTGTGAGGACATGGCTTGGGAAGTTGGGGACTCAGTACCGAAATGGCCGCGAGGTGAAGAAATGTTCACCTCAATTTTTTCGCCTTCACAAGTTTGCTATACCGAATGGAAAGCGAAATTTTAAGAGTTAGGGTCCCAGTCGTTCGAAGAGTCTCGATGAGAGTACGTCGAATGAATGTTTTCCCTCCAAggggaaaggggggggacccAGGTGTGTAAATTGTGCAAGCGGCAAGTGGGTGTTACCCCTTTGAGGGTACAAATagcgtggaaaaaaaaaaaaaagtaaagcaGTTGttactaaaaatataattacttATTCGTATAACCCACGTAAgagggaaagaaagaaaatcaAAACAGAGTAACCATTGAGtgggtataaaaaaaaaaattcttaagGGGCAAAAATAACATCATAAATAGtgtcacatttttttatggatttttttttttttttctgttcggTAAGTTATACAGTTTTTCCGCGCAGCGTCGTaaagtcatttttttcacttacCGGGGAAATTGAGCTTATTTGCaagtgtacatatgtacgcaattgtttttttttttttttgcttaatttggTGACCACATTTATGCCAGCGCGGTGTTGCCATGTTGTTCTTGTTCTTGTTCTTGTTTTCGTTCTtacaacgtttttttttttgtgcatgcaaggggaaggggcatttgaggggagaaaaaaaaaaaaaaaaaataatcacaaaaaagggagaaaagcaGGTGCGAATtgaaagtgaaaaacaacgcgaaaattgaaaaagaaaaatgttcacagagaaagtgaaaaggaaaaaataaatttgtgtttttccccccttttttttatgagatCCCAAGTGTGCCACGCCGCTCTCGcccgcttcttcacttttgaAGAATGCGCAACTTTGTGGTTCGCCAATTCGTGACCCATTGATGTAAAGCTTGCATAGGCGAATTTAGCCCATTCAGCAAAGCAaagggggcagcaaaattgaaaagggaacagcaaaattgaaaaagggacagtcgcttttttttttttttttttttttttttccagtgtAACTTCACCAATGTGTAACATTTGGCGGTCGTAAATGTGTGATGATTGCAAACGCGAAAAAGTGCTTTCGCCttaagagggagaaaaaaaaaaaaaaaaaaaaagaagaagaagcagaagcagaaggtAGGAGTGGGAAGTAAGAAGTAGGAAGCGGAAGGCGCTAAACGAAAGCAAAGATGAAACCCCCCCTGCTGGCgtgcttccttttcctgcTAGCGAGCGCCAGAACGGCGCGGGGCCTGCGGACGCACAACGTCGGCGACCGGGTTGACGGCGGCGGGGGAGTCATCGACAGAGGGGGCGCGGCCACGGATAGGAACGGCGGCAGTAGAGGCGACGCCGATGGGGGCGGTGACGACGGAAGGGGTGCCCGCGATGGAAGCGGTGACGATGGAAACGGTGACGACGGAAGAGGTGCCCACGAAAGAGGCAATGCTGACGGAGGGGATGACCGCGGTATAGGCAACGCTGACGGAGGAGATAGCCGCGGTATAGGCAACGCTGACGGAGGAGGCCCCGCAGGTGAAGCCAACCAGAGCAACCGCGCGAACCTGTGCTCCTGCGACTTCACAGAAAGATTAAACTTCATTCCGCAAGAAAAAACCAAAGTGGTGTGCAACCTGAACCCTCACCACGGAGAAGAGGTGAAAATTTGGGTTAACAAAGAATACGAAGTGAGTTGCTTCGAAAACTCTCGAGTCTACTGCCCACTGAAGGATTACATAATGAATAACACAAACATTGTAACCTTTTCCCCCAAACTGAAATATAGCATAAATGATGTGGTGCACCGAGATAGGGAGGTGAAGGAGTACCACCTACAGATTGACAGAGAGGCAAGtgacattttgtttttctgtACAATCAAACCGAAGCAGGTGTCTGAATTGCTAGAGGGAGAAGTGAAGATCAATTTGAAGAGAGAAGTTGGTGAGCAGTATTCAGTGGCAAGTGAAGATGGGACCCACGTTTGTGATTTTTCCAAAGGCAATTTAAACATTTCACCATCAGCAGGGTTTAATTATAAACATGACAGATCGGTTAGCTGCATCTACCTGGTAATTccaaacaaattatttttaattaaactCCCCAAATTAAATATCGTAACGGAGCAGTTCCTACCCAACTTGGTTAGCTGCCTGTCTGAATActcttttattaattttaatttgaaacATGTGGAAGAATCTGATGACTCCATTTCTTTGCACCTATCCTTTGgcgattttaaaaagaacttTAATGTGTCCTGCGCATTTGACTTATCCGAATATGCCGTTGAGCCCTGTTCGCTCGGGAAGAAGGGAATCGTGACGTTTTACTTTAACGCGTAGGGCTCGGGGAGGGGGCGGCCCACAGGAAAATGGGAAGTCTCCCCAAAAGAACAGCATTCCCTGTGGAGACGCCCCCATGGCAGCTGCTTTTTGCCGAACTCACCTCTAGGGCCCCTTCGCCGCAAACCTGCACCTGCATCTGCatctaatttttaataagcTTAGCCACGCGCACGGCTTAGTTCTCTTTTCCCCGTGTGTCCCTAGTCCATAATAAACTTATACTTTGTGTTTGCCGCGGGGGGGTGCAGCGGTGTGCACtaagaagtaaaaattaaaaagtaaaaattaaaaattaaaaaattaacagttaaaaattaaataattaaaaggtTTAAAAGTTTAAAAGTCAAATTCGAAAAGCTCTCTACTAACGTAACAACGTCGTGGGGGGAACGAACCCCCTCGCGGAGACGAGCGAAGACGCGCAGGGGATATAACGCAAGTTACCTTTTTGGACCAGTGCTGCCAAGCAGAAGTGGCCCATAGGAACTGCgtggagagaaaaataaatcccaCTTGCGTTGAAAATAAATCACTTCTCCTTTATGCTATCGTTCGATTGGTCCTCTTTCACCAAACGGGGGCGCGTTTATGCTGATAGGGATTGCCCGCAAAACTTCCCCATTCTCccatgcatacgtacgtgtgCACCCTtgtgggggaggaaaacgaGGTGTATTTTAAAACGCCCCTAGAAAGGGCTAAATAGCAAGGGGCATATTTCCCTACTctgtcttttaaaaaattttttagttCTCCAGCGTATTGCGCGTCGATTCGGATACATTTCATGAGGCCATACGAAATCGGCCCATCTCCGCTTAGAGGTTACCCTTATGGGCAAATGCTTCCTCCTCTGTTTGGCTAAAATTAACGTCCATCGTGAGAGGCGCGTGTTGGGCCATTTCTCAAGCTGTGGATGCGCCAAATTGGGAAGTCGCGCAGGGGGGCATCGAAAtgagacaaaaaaaactggGGTGAACGGGCCAAACATTAAGAGAGTGAAACACGAAGCAGTGAAACATTGAAACGGCGAAACGCTATGATAACAAAACTGCGcgttttcaaaataaaaccCAAGTACCCCCACGAAGTAGCGAAATGCCTCTCGTGTGGGTTACTTCTCTGAGGCAAAGAAGTGAAAGTGCGAGCAAGCACCTTCCATTTATGGGGAGGGTACATGGGAGAGGCGACACTCCTTCGAGATcagcacaaaaaggaaagtaaagcacctttttttgaaaaattaacactTCTGCGTTGTTCACCGGGGGAGGCACGCATATGCTGCATTATCCTATTGTGTGATACTTCTGACCTGCCCCGTTCTACGTTGCCTCGCCCTATGCTGTCTTGACCTCCCCCCCGCCGCAGTGGTTCATAAACACCTCGAATCGAAACGATGCCGGACTTAAAGCACATTTATGCAAAGGAAATCCTACCAAATGAGAAACTCAAAAgatatttcttaaaatgtaGATCGAAGGAAAAAGTTTTATACTCCTTTACCTCTGACAATGTACATACTGATGAGGGGAGAGGCGCAGATGGGGCTGCGGACAATGGCGAGTTGAtccccccgtttgttttGCCACCATCAAATGGGACTTTTCGCAAATAGAGACATGTTACGAAAGTGCGTTCTTTcgttgtttttgtttttcctctacGTAAATATGCCCCCTTTGGGAAGTGCAAAATCATTTTGCTTTGTCCaaccgcttttttttatttccccattttgtaccTTCTCCAATGAGTGCATGCCGTACGAGGGGTCTCCCCCATTCACGAGAAAACGCACATTTGAAAAGGAGCGCTCAAAAGAGGGAATAAATGTTTGACCCCCTTGGGGAAACTCCTCTTCTTAGGAAatcacaaatggggagagaaAATACGATGACGAAGTGGAAATTTCGAAATATGAGGTAGGGAGGGAGAGGCGATTCGTAGAATAATGCGGAGAGACCACTTCGTAGAGGAGAAGGATGTCCGATAGAGAGAAGGAGAGCACATCGTAAGAGAAGTCACGAAGCCACGTTTGCCGCCATTTtatgctcccccccccccacatGCATACCTTACTTCCCTTTTCTCCACGTAGGGGCTGCACTCCAATGCGCGGACGAGGCTGGCCAACCTGCTGTACCTTCTGTACCTCTTCTTCGTGATTTTTAGCAAAGAcgttttttacttcctcCTAGAAAAGGTTACCGCTGGACGAGGGGCTCCTTcaccgggggggagggccTTCCCTACGTGTGCGTCTGCCGGTAGGCAACCGATGTGGTAGCAAGTGCAAACGATGTGGCATCACCCGCACCCCATGTGAACCGCCCCGTTGCCCCCCTTCCCAGAAGCATGACACGCTTTCGGACTACCTGatcatcctcctcatcctcaCATGCTGCGTCGAAGTGATGATAAACTTTCTGACGAGGAAAACCTACACCTGCTATTTTATGTTCTTCGAAATTGTCTCTTTGGTATCCCTATGCTTTGATTTGTACTTTTGTGAGTGTTACCTCTTCGATTGGTTCGACTCCTATGTGAAGAGGTGAGTCCGAGGGGTGAAGTGGGTGCCCCAAAAGGATGCAGACTAAGAAGGTGGACGGGTGGGTCATCCTCCCAAGCAGAGTTGACTAAGCTGTATGCGGTTCTCCATCAGAtgctccccccatttggccgCTCATCACTGCCacgtttttctccccacacTGTAGGATAAACCGAATAAGTGATGTTGGCAGCGAAgacgttttttatttaataaaccTGGTGAAGGCTCTGAGGGTTACAAAGATATACCGGCTGATCATTTGCTTCGTCGGGAGACACACCAAGGAGAAGTACAAGCACAGGAATGAGTGGAACGTAATGTAGTTGCGTTGTGAGGAATGCGCTTTACGCATGTGCATGGGGAAAGATAAATATGTGCTCACCCACTTACGCCTTTATGGCAACCCCCACTTTCACCGCCTCATCGACTCCCCTCCAAAGttcgaaaaaatggagagcatGCAGAATAGAACCAATTTGAAGGTAAGAGCGTGAGGGGGGAAGTTGCTCACATGAAAGGAAGCAAGCTGCAAAGGGTGGCTCGGCCATTCGTACGTACAAGTGGAGTTCCCCCCATGGAGTGCTTTCCCCCCATGGAAtgcttcctccccatttCAGGAGAGCCTAAAATTTACGAACAAAATGCACCTGGCGCTGATAAAAAGATACTTCATGTCCCTGTTCTTCGTGATGCTGTCCTGTATACTTATCGAGACGGTAAGGGTGGGGTAGCGGTAATGCTGGTGGTGATGATGTGGTGGGTGTCTTTTTAGGAGACTCCCCTGTTCGTGGAGCTACACTTTGCCACGTTTAGCTCCCCATTCCCgtaccgcttccccccgacAGGTGTCCGTGCCCAAAGTGCAGAATAACTCCATGGAGTACTTCATCTACAACCTCGACCTGTtcgtaaaaaggaaaagcggaATTGATCCGttcgaaaaaatggggaagagcaaaaagaagaatgtCATTTCTTCTACATTTGAAATGTTCCTCTTTGTAGCGACCCACGTGTGtgtctctccccccctgcagaatTTCCTTAGAGGATTACTACGAATCTGAATTGTTGAAggccctttatttttacaccGTACGAGGGGagaaaggagagaaaaaaaaggaaaaaaaaaaagaaaaaaaaaaaggacaactTCCGGTGGCCCTCAACTTGTGATACTACCCCTCCCCGTAGAAAattcaaaaggaaaagggagcCGAAGAATACCTAGTCAGCTTTAAATCCAAGAGAAAACTGCAAAACTTCGTcaacaaaaaggagttaaCTGTAGGGACGCAAAAAAGGACGCTGTGGGACTTTGCCCATTTGTCACACGTAAGGGGAGAGTAAAAGTGAGTGCGATGGAATGGCACGGGGGAACTGCTCGACAGGATTGGTGCCCTTCCAGTGAAGGAAACGTGAGGGAAAACCTGCTCAGCGAATGCATCACATGGCCACCCCCATCAACTTCACAAATGAACGCAGAAGGAGCTCCTGAAATTTATAAGCATGAGCCCCCCGAGCGGGGGGgacgacgaagaggaagtaATTCTCAGTGGCACAATTAAGGACCTCAGTAAAAACTCGAAAGAGGGAAATGCGCTTTGGGGGTGCATAGATGTGCAGTTTAGCCGGTGCGAGGGCATATCACGCACAAACacaaatacacatatatgtgtatatgtatatatgcatttacgCACTTGCATGTGCGCCCCCCGTGAGGTATTGCCCCATCGGAACAACCTCGCCAATTCCCCCCTCCGGAAGACTCCCTAAGGAGGTACGAAACGAAAGTGTACCAGTCGGCAGAATTTACCTTCTACATAAATGTTCAGAAgaatgtgaagaagcgaatAAAGAACGTTGTCTTGTTGAAGATTCTCGTCATCGTGGTAGGGTCCCCATGTGCAGATGGGCTCGTAATGTCCTTCACATCCCCCCTTCCAAAGAAACTAGCGGCGGCTACTCCTTCCCCATTGATCTCTCTCCCCTCCCTACAGTTCTCCTTCATTATACTGTTTTACTTTACCTCCGAACTGAACGTTTTGCTATTCCCAATAGAGAGCATATTGAAGAAGTTGAAGCTGATGAAGTAGGTGGCGGATTATTCGGATCATTTTGCCTCCACCCCTGGTGTGCATGTGGCTAGCTAAATTCCTATTTGCACGTCTGTTCTTACGTAACCCTCCCGCTCGTAGATCGAACCCCACGCTGGCACTGGAAATGCAGGAGGAGCTGCTGAACCATGAGCTGGACAACATCCTCAGGAACACAAAGATGAAGCGGTAAATGGGGCGCCCATATGAGGAAGTCCATCCATATGAAGAGGCGCGCATATCGACAGCCCCACCTCTACCGCTTTACCGCCACACTTACACCCCAATGCAGAAAGGGCATAAAGCAGAATTACGAAATTTTGAAGATGGAGGAAAATTTGATGAAGCTGGGAACCCTGATGTTGTTAGGTGAGCCAGATTTATCTGCGGCTTTGTCTACATAGGTTTTGCGGAGCTATAAGGGGGGGTTTGTGATGCGCTCATAGTGGAGACTTTGCAGCCACGACGGGGACTACCATCTGTTAGAAGGGTCTCCCGCGTCGGCTGCACTTTTCTCTCTTCTCAATTGCTCCATTTCTCTTTCacctcttctcccccctctcaccgcttcccctcccctgtGCAGGCTTCGGCGAGGCGGGCGCGAAAATCATTTCTAAAAATATCAACGCGCAGGAGAGAGTGAACTTGCTGGTGAATGGGGAAGTGGTTTACTCcgtcttttcattttgcgaCATACGGAA carries:
- a CDS encoding hypothetical protein, conserved (encoded by transcript PVX_086200A) — encoded protein: MKPPLLACFLFLLASARTARGLRTHNVGDRVDGGGGVIDRGGAATDRNGGSRGDADGGGDDGRGARDGSGDDGNGDDGRGAHERGNADGGDDRGIGNADGGDSRGIGNADGGGPAGEANQSNRANLCSCDFTERLNFIPQEKTKVVCNLNPHHGEEVKIWVNKEYEVSCFENSRVYCPLKDYIMNNTNIVTFSPKLKYSINDVVHRDREVKEYHLQIDREASDILFFCTIKPKQVSELLEGEVKINLKREVGEQYSVASEDGTHVCDFSKGNLNISPSAGFNYKHDRSVSCIYLVIPNKLFLIKLPKLNIVTEQFLPNLVSCLSEYSFINFNLKHVEESDDSISLHLSFGDFKKNFNVSCAFDLSEYAVEPCSLGKKGIVTFYFNA
- a CDS encoding adenylyl cyclase 1, putative (encoded by transcript PVX_086205A); translated protein: MPDLKHIYAKEILPNEKLKRYFLKCRSKEKVLYSFTSDNEITNGERKYDDEVEISKYEGLHSNARTRLANLLYLLYLFFVIFSKDVFYFLLEKKHDTLSDYLIILLILTCCVEVMINFLTRKTYTCYFMFFEIVSLVSLCFDLYFCECYLFDWFDSYVKRINRISDVGSEDVFYLINLVKALRVTKIYRLIICFVGRHTKEKYKHRNEWNFEKMESMQNRTNLKESLKFTNKMHLALIKRYFMSLFFVMLSCILIETVRVSVPKVQNNSMEYFIYNLDLFVKRKSGIDPISLEDYYESELLKALYFYTKIQKEKGAEEYLVSFKSKRKLQNFVNKKELTKELLKFISMSPPSGGDDEEEVILSGTIKDLNSLRRYETKVYQSAEFTFYINVQKNVKKRIKNVVLLKILVIVFSFIILFYFTSELNVLLFPIESILKKLKLMKSNPTLALEMQEELLNHELDNILRNTKMKRKGIKQNYEILKMEENLMKLGTLMLLGFGEAGAKIISKNINAQERVNLLVNGEVVYSVFSFCDIRNFTEITEVLKEKIMIFINLVAEIIHDCCDFYGGSINKNIGDAFLLVWKCKKRDFHNERISLLTSKYHVPGGGNRGEISEGACINRVCDLAFLATVKTLIRLHESEKIRSFLKSEKIHELVGSNVIELSFGLHFGWAIEGAIGSSYKIDLSYLSENVNIASRLQDISKTYKRNVVISGEFYDNMSEGFKKSLRRIDRVTLKGCGNPLDLYTFDIRLDKIPKKKNVEAFDVARNVDIKMILNDIKQKTERRRRKKEVLNLAYDLYEEYSKSEDIKSIQMNFPEEYLRLFGNALELYLGGDWRESHRLLEHLRGNFSCEDDIVCQLGDFLRASNLTAPSDWGGFRRFLQKS